A portion of the Pseudarthrobacter sp. L1SW genome contains these proteins:
- a CDS encoding flavodoxin family protein, with translation MDDVGNLRDYSDLKAVFFNGTLKRSPQVSNTDGLIAISRRIMEKQGVSTRLIRTVDHDIASGVYPDMTQYGWETDEWPELYPAVQEADILVVAGPIWLGDNSSQTKKLIERLYAHSGQLNSKGQWAFYPKVGGCLITGNEDGIKHCSMNILYSLQHIGFSIPPQADAGWIGPVGPGPSYLDEGSGGPESDFTNRNTTFMTWNLLHLARILKDADGLPAYGNLPQEWSAGTRFGFENPEYRSPTAP, from the coding sequence GTGGATGACGTGGGAAACCTGAGGGACTACAGCGACCTCAAGGCTGTCTTCTTCAACGGCACACTGAAGCGGTCGCCCCAGGTCAGCAATACTGACGGCCTGATCGCCATCAGCCGGCGGATCATGGAAAAGCAGGGCGTCAGCACCCGCCTGATCCGCACCGTGGACCACGACATCGCCAGCGGCGTCTACCCCGACATGACCCAGTACGGCTGGGAGACTGACGAGTGGCCGGAGCTGTACCCTGCGGTCCAGGAGGCAGACATCCTGGTGGTTGCCGGGCCCATCTGGCTTGGCGACAACTCGTCCCAGACCAAGAAGCTGATAGAACGCCTGTACGCCCACTCCGGCCAGCTCAACAGCAAGGGCCAGTGGGCTTTCTACCCGAAAGTGGGCGGCTGCCTGATCACCGGCAACGAGGACGGCATCAAGCACTGCTCCATGAACATTCTCTACAGCCTGCAGCACATCGGGTTCAGTATTCCGCCCCAGGCCGACGCGGGCTGGATCGGGCCGGTGGGTCCGGGGCCCAGCTACCTCGACGAAGGTTCGGGCGGTCCCGAAAGCGACTTCACCAACCGGAACACCACCTTCATGACCTGGAACCTCCTGCACCTCGCCCGGATCCTCAAGGATGCGGACGGGTTGCCTGCCTACGGCAACCTTCCGCAGGAATGGTCGGCAGGAACCCGGTTCGGCTTCGAAAATCCGGAATATCGCTCCCCAACCGCTCCCTAA
- a CDS encoding permease — MTAELQAPARSLGSWTIGVVGMAGLAAIIAGVYTSREVLVGVAVAIAAAIGAGWPHFLRIPAKKTLAAVIAVPGAGAAVGAALAPAPGYLDWTPAFIALGMIAVFVVQLVRGTGQAQRLESTLGCCAGVLLACLGSGWIAGARFNGVREMLLVAAISAAVALLAGLIRWPDSIVAPLGIVMAGLAGPLAGLVFSDIAVLPAAIFGVVVGAVLASFRRLVTLRGAPLNVQAALSIGLAPVAAVGSLAYFIDKLLIY, encoded by the coding sequence GACCATCGGCGTGGTGGGAATGGCCGGCCTGGCCGCGATCATTGCCGGCGTCTACACGTCCCGCGAGGTCCTCGTGGGTGTCGCGGTGGCCATCGCCGCCGCCATCGGGGCCGGCTGGCCCCACTTCCTCCGTATTCCTGCCAAGAAGACCCTTGCCGCTGTGATTGCCGTGCCCGGAGCGGGCGCCGCGGTTGGTGCGGCCCTCGCTCCCGCTCCCGGGTACCTGGACTGGACCCCCGCGTTCATCGCGCTGGGCATGATCGCCGTGTTCGTGGTGCAGCTGGTCCGCGGAACCGGGCAGGCGCAGCGGCTGGAATCCACCCTGGGTTGCTGCGCAGGGGTGCTGCTCGCGTGCCTGGGCTCGGGATGGATAGCGGGCGCGCGGTTCAACGGTGTCCGCGAGATGCTCCTGGTGGCGGCAATCAGTGCCGCCGTCGCCCTGCTCGCGGGGCTGATCCGCTGGCCGGACAGCATCGTGGCGCCCCTCGGAATCGTGATGGCCGGCCTTGCCGGGCCCCTCGCCGGCCTGGTGTTCTCGGACATAGCGGTCCTGCCGGCCGCCATTTTCGGTGTGGTGGTGGGCGCTGTGCTGGCAAGCTTCCGGCGGCTGGTCACGCTCCGGGGTGCACCCCTGAACGTCCAGGCAGCCCTTAGCATTGGCCTTGCCCCCGTTGCTGCGGTGGGTTCACTGGCCTACTTCATAGACAAACTACTCATCTACTAA
- a CDS encoding FABP family protein, protein MPIEIPTDLTPELVPLSWLIGEWEGRGRLGSGDEDSEHFLQHVSFTHNGLPYLQYRAESWLTDDDGTRLRPLTVETGFWALERKQLDADGGPGLIPADIVPALKSADEVEALRNSEGGFDISVSISHPGGISELYYGQIKGPQIQLTTDMVMRGSHSKDYSAATRIFGLVDGNLLWRWDVAVGGKEGKGLEAHASAFLKRVS, encoded by the coding sequence GTGCCCATTGAGATTCCTACAGACCTGACTCCAGAACTTGTTCCGCTTTCCTGGCTCATTGGTGAGTGGGAAGGCCGCGGCCGCCTCGGCAGCGGGGACGAGGACTCGGAGCATTTCCTGCAGCACGTTTCCTTTACGCACAACGGGCTGCCGTACCTTCAGTACCGCGCGGAGAGCTGGCTGACGGACGACGACGGCACGCGCCTGCGGCCGCTCACCGTCGAGACCGGCTTCTGGGCGCTGGAGCGCAAACAGCTTGATGCCGACGGCGGCCCCGGCCTGATCCCCGCGGACATCGTCCCCGCGCTGAAGAGTGCCGACGAGGTGGAGGCCCTCCGCAACAGCGAGGGCGGGTTCGACATCTCGGTGTCGATCTCGCATCCCGGCGGCATTTCGGAGCTCTATTACGGCCAGATCAAGGGCCCGCAGATCCAGCTCACCACGGATATGGTGATGCGGGGCAGCCATTCCAAGGACTACAGCGCCGCCACGCGCATCTTCGGCCTTGTGGACGGAAACCTCCTGTGGCGCTGGGACGTCGCCGTTGGCGGCAAGGAAGGAAAAGGCCTGGAAGCGCATGCCTCGGCCTTCCTGAAGAGGGTTTCCTAG